In the genome of Roseimicrobium gellanilyticum, one region contains:
- a CDS encoding Gfo/Idh/MocA family protein, translated as MPRTTTSEYTRRRLIKRTLLASAGLSARMWAETQNANSDVRIAVIGFNSKGAGHIQSLLKIKGVRIVALCDVDSAVMDKQVALLKGRNIEVKKYSDYRKLVEDPEIDAVTIATPNHTHTVIALAALAAGKHVYVEKPVCHNLHEGAMLVEAGKKVSGKLILQHGMQRRSDPGWNAAEAYLKTGAIGKTVLSRAMNFRARQSIGTVAGPVSPPATVDYNLWCGPREMAPVMREQFHYDWHWQWAYGNGDIGNNGPHQLDVARRALGNPVELPLRVISFGRRWGYTDNGQTPNNQFALFDYGKDVAPLLFDNRGLPRADMNWQKGWEPDYKGVRIGNVYHCEGGYIAESKAYDLDGKWNGVKFPLNDGSEHMSNFIASIRSGKQIHDNLDISHGFQAAALAHMANISYRIGREASVDVVRERVSGNALALETVGNFVTNLAANKIDLTAAPPVLGPFLEFNPRTLKFEGEFAVEANAIAESDTYRKGFELSMVS; from the coding sequence ATGCCCCGCACTACCACTTCAGAATACACCCGTCGTCGTCTCATCAAGCGCACCCTTCTCGCCAGTGCCGGCCTCTCCGCACGCATGTGGGCTGAGACCCAAAACGCAAACAGTGACGTGCGCATCGCCGTCATTGGATTCAACTCGAAAGGCGCGGGGCACATTCAATCGCTACTAAAAATCAAGGGCGTGCGAATCGTGGCTCTCTGCGATGTAGACAGTGCGGTCATGGACAAGCAGGTCGCACTGCTCAAAGGACGGAATATCGAGGTCAAAAAATACTCCGACTACCGCAAGTTGGTGGAGGATCCTGAGATTGACGCCGTCACCATTGCGACACCGAACCACACGCACACAGTCATCGCTCTCGCGGCCCTCGCCGCAGGGAAGCATGTGTACGTGGAGAAGCCCGTGTGCCACAACCTTCATGAGGGCGCAATGCTGGTCGAGGCAGGCAAAAAAGTGTCCGGCAAGCTCATCTTGCAGCATGGCATGCAACGGCGCTCTGACCCCGGCTGGAATGCGGCCGAGGCGTATCTCAAAACCGGCGCGATCGGCAAGACCGTGCTCTCACGCGCCATGAACTTCCGTGCGCGTCAATCCATCGGCACCGTAGCGGGTCCAGTATCCCCGCCCGCGACGGTGGATTACAATCTCTGGTGCGGTCCGCGAGAAATGGCGCCCGTGATGCGTGAGCAGTTCCACTATGACTGGCACTGGCAGTGGGCCTATGGCAACGGCGACATCGGAAACAACGGACCTCATCAGTTGGACGTGGCCCGTCGCGCCCTTGGGAATCCCGTGGAGTTGCCCCTGCGGGTCATCAGCTTTGGCCGTCGCTGGGGTTATACCGACAATGGCCAGACACCGAACAACCAGTTCGCGCTATTCGACTACGGCAAGGATGTGGCTCCCCTTCTGTTTGACAACCGCGGCCTTCCCCGCGCGGATATGAACTGGCAGAAAGGCTGGGAACCGGACTACAAGGGTGTGCGCATCGGCAACGTCTACCACTGCGAAGGCGGCTACATTGCGGAATCCAAGGCATACGACCTCGATGGCAAGTGGAATGGCGTGAAATTCCCGCTCAACGATGGCAGCGAACACATGAGCAACTTCATCGCCTCCATTCGAAGCGGGAAGCAGATTCATGACAACCTGGACATCAGTCATGGATTCCAGGCTGCCGCACTGGCCCACATGGCCAACATCAGCTACCGAATCGGTCGCGAGGCCTCTGTAGACGTCGTAAGGGAGCGTGTTTCTGGAAATGCTCTGGCTCTTGAGACAGTGGGGAATTTTGTGACGAACCTCGCCGCAAACAAGATTGATCTCACGGCTGCGCCTCCCGTGCTTGGGCCTTTCCTGGAGTTCAACCCACGCACACTCAAGTTTGAGGGTGAGTTCGCTGTGGAAGCCAATGCCATCGCCGAAAGCGACACGTACAGGAAAGGATTTGAGTTGAGCATGGTCAGCTAG
- a CDS encoding XylR family transcriptional regulator, whose protein sequence is MRRVALFIETSREYGRGLLRGIIRYEREHGPWRIYFRPGGLSEPAPEWLASWGGDGIIARVTTMELARAIQESKSAAIDLWAGIEGLPLPTVGIDNEALSEMAFTHLMERGYRHFAYYGPPRGEHYYYDLRCDDYLRVLRRHGFDDCALYTYPEGSVSMDWELARAHLASWVSSLPRPTAIMACHDDVGLQLLEACHDAGVSVPDEIAVLGVNNDEFLCSLSSPPLSSVDMGSEHVGYESAVLLDRMMHGEKVSRLWTLFPPRGVTVRQSTDIVSVSDPVVARAVRFIRDRACSGLQVEQILRHASTSRTALYRRFKEQLGRSPKEEITRVRLERAKDLLKRTKLSIAQVASRTGYAESKYFIEVFARETGMTPLTFRKLGAARGS, encoded by the coding sequence ATGCGTCGTGTAGCTCTTTTCATAGAGACCTCCAGAGAGTACGGCCGGGGGTTGCTGCGAGGCATTATCCGGTATGAACGCGAGCATGGGCCGTGGCGAATCTACTTCCGTCCAGGGGGACTGAGCGAGCCGGCTCCCGAGTGGCTGGCCTCTTGGGGTGGGGACGGGATCATCGCTCGCGTGACGACCATGGAGTTGGCCCGGGCGATCCAGGAATCAAAATCGGCGGCGATTGACTTGTGGGCTGGCATTGAAGGTTTGCCCCTTCCCACGGTTGGAATCGACAACGAGGCGCTTTCAGAGATGGCGTTCACCCATTTGATGGAGCGCGGCTATCGCCATTTTGCCTACTACGGTCCTCCGCGGGGTGAGCACTATTATTATGATTTGCGCTGCGACGATTATCTCAGGGTCTTGAGGAGACACGGATTTGATGACTGCGCCTTGTACACGTACCCCGAAGGCAGCGTGTCCATGGATTGGGAGTTGGCGCGCGCTCATCTCGCCAGTTGGGTTTCCAGCCTGCCTCGACCCACAGCCATCATGGCCTGCCATGATGATGTGGGCCTGCAACTGCTCGAAGCCTGCCACGACGCGGGAGTGAGCGTTCCAGACGAGATTGCGGTTCTCGGCGTCAATAACGATGAATTCCTCTGCAGCCTGTCCAGCCCTCCGCTTTCCAGCGTGGACATGGGCTCGGAGCACGTCGGATATGAATCCGCAGTTCTTCTGGATCGCATGATGCACGGTGAAAAGGTTTCGCGCCTTTGGACGCTCTTCCCGCCTCGCGGTGTGACCGTCAGGCAATCAACTGACATCGTATCGGTGAGTGATCCGGTGGTGGCCCGCGCGGTGCGCTTCATCCGCGATCGTGCCTGCAGTGGACTGCAGGTGGAGCAGATCCTACGGCACGCATCCACTTCCCGCACGGCCTTGTACCGCCGCTTCAAAGAGCAGCTTGGGCGTTCGCCCAAGGAAGAGATCACCCGGGTCAGGTTGGAGAGGGCGAAAGATTTGCTCAAGCGTACCAAGCTCAGCATCGCCCAGGTCGCTTCGCGCACCGGCTATGCAGAGTCCAAGTACTTCATCGAGGTGTTTGCCCGGGAGACAGGCATGACTCCTCTCACCTTCCGCAAGCTCGGAGCGGCTCGAGGCTCGTAA